ATTCCTTTTGGGGATTTGAAACGGCATTACGAGCGGATCCGCCCGCAGATAGACCAGGCCGTTCAGCGCGTATTGGCAAGCGGCTGGTTCATTCTCGGCCGGGAGTTGGAAGCTTTCGAGCAAAGCTTTGCGCAGCATATCGGCAGCCGTTTCGCGGTCGGCGTAGGATCGGGGACCGAGGCGCTTCATCTGGCTCTGCTTGCCGCGGGTGTAAAACCAGGCGAT
The DNA window shown above is from candidate division KSB1 bacterium and carries:
- a CDS encoding DegT/DnrJ/EryC1/StrS family aminotransferase, which produces MTDIQRPEIPFGDLKRHYERIRPQIDQAVQRVLASGWFILGRELEAFEQSFAQHIGSRFAVGVGSGTEALHLALLAAGVKPGDEVITAPNTAVPTLSAISFAGAVPRFVDIDPQTYCLDAFKLEAAITPRTKAIV